The Candidatus Methylacidiphilales bacterium genome segment GGCTCAGAACGGAGATCACGCCCAGCGACTATGGGCCTTCTCAGCCCTCGGAATCGTTGGTTCCGTGCTTCACGCGGCCGTTTACCTGCTGTTGCTGGTGGCCGTGTTCACCGGACGCCCGCCGTTGCCGCCCCCTTCGCAGTGACACTATTGCGTGCAAAATCACAGCCGGATCCCGCGCTGGGCCGGTACTTTATCAAGCAGGGCAAATTTTACAGCCACGTCCCGGATGTTTTCACCGCGCTGCGCGATGTGCTCTTCCCGGATCGGCCCCAGCCATCCTGACGCTTGCTTCAAATGCGGAACTTTTAAGGGATTGACCCCCATCAGCCGCGCGCAGGTGGCATCGACCGCGGGCAGATTCTTTCCCATCACCAGCAGACCCGCATGTTTTGCGTCCCCCATGATAGGCCCGTCCCCCTCCATCCCGACAATCCCGTCCACAATCGCAAAATGCGGCTGCAGCATCGCGTTCAGGTCGAGGATACAGTTGTCGATACCCAGATGATGGAACACATTTTTCGGCCATCCGTACACACAGCCCGGCATGGCGCCGAACAAATTTTTCATGGACAATGTCACGCCAGCCCAGTGATGCGTCTTCATTTTGGGCATTGAAACGATCCAATCCACGGACCGCAACAACTTCGGCACCTCAAACGTCCGCATCGCCGAGCACCCGGCGGTATTTGGCACGGCGACTGTGTCCACGTAATTCAAATCGATAAACCGAATTTTGGCATCGCGCAACACATCCGCCATTCCGGCTGTCTCAAGGATCAATACCGTGTCCCGGCGATGGCCGGCAGCTTCCGCCACCAGCACCTCGGCGGCGCCCAGGGACAAAAAGGCTTCCGCAGCCGCATGTACCACAAGGGGATGGGTGACAATCTGCGGCCGGTTTGGTTCGGGCTCCACAAAATTGGGCTTCAGAAGAATCCTTTTTCCGGAAACATCCGCCGCTCCAACTCCCAAGGCCGCCATTCCGTCCAGGATAATTGTTTTCAGAGGCTTGCCATAGTCTCCGGCCTTGGCGACACAAACATCCGCCCGCTTTCCGTCTTCATACAGCGCGTGGATTCTTTCAAATCCGGCATAGACCAGCAGCCCGCCCGCGGTTCCAATTGCGCCGGTTGCCAGGAATTTCCTGCGCGTCCACTCGGCTTCCTGTTTCGCACCCGGTTTCATTTCAAACCCGCCTCTCCAGCCGCCCGCAGGGTCAGCGGCAAATTTTGAGCGACTTGAACACAAGCCGCCAACATCCCCAGCGATTCACAGTTCAACGCCCCGTAGGAACGCGCCTTTTCAAAGGCCCGCTGCGCCCGCGCCTCGCAATCCGTAACTCCGATTCCCCAGGCCTTCAATGCCAGAATCCCCCAAGCCATCGCGAGGGGAGAACTGATGCCGGCCAACACGCTCTGCAAATAATCCAGAGAACGTTGGACTTTATCCAGGCCGACATGGCCCGCCAAAGCGCAAAGGGCCAGGCCCGTGGTGTCCGGCAATGGCAGGAGTTCCGTATTGAATATGATGGTATTGCCGTAATTCCAGCCTCCGTGCGGCAATTGGCGCTCCAGGAGCATCTCAATTGCACGGGCACAGCGCTCCTCCTTTTCATGGCCGGATGATTTTAGCGCCAGTAAGGCGACTGAAGTGGGAATGACCCAACTGTAAGTCCCGTTATTCCACGGCCAGCCGGAAAAATCAGGGTCGTTGATTTCCGAACCCTTTGGAGGACGGTTGGATCTGACGACTGCATTGTCGTGCAACAGAAATTGAGCCGCCTTTTCGGAGGCCGGAACCATGCCGGGCATCCCGCTCCATGCCAATAGCGCCAACGAGGAAGGCCAGACCGCCGGGTAGCGGTCCAAAGGAAGAACAAGGCTTCCGGAGGAGTCCTGCCAGCTTTCCAGCTTTTGCGCGGTACGCTCGATGCTGGCCGCGTCCGATTGAAGCAGCCGTAACGCCAGAAGCCCCCATGCCGTGGCATCCGCCCGGACTTCAGAGCCCTCTGTGTAGGCAAACCCCCCATCCCCCTCCATCAGACGCTCCAATTCGCGCGCGGCCAAATTGCAAAATTTACTTATATCCATTGCTGGTTGCTTCCATCGTTCAATCTAATGCCCCAGGCAACGGACGCAATGTTTTCCAGCCTTGCGGGAACGAGCCATAAAGGCTACCTTATATTTATGAAGCGGGCGCTCTTTATGGTGGTCGCCAGTGCTTTCCTACACATCTCCGCTGTTCAGGCCCAAACCCCGGATTTTGTCCGCCTCGAACTCAAATCAGGAACCGTTATCTACGGCCATCTGATCGAGCGGGCCGACAAAAGAATTCATGTGGCCGGCGCCTCCGTCAATACCTGGGTTCCGCTTCGCGATTTGTCCGATAAAACCCTGCATCAGTTGGGCCTGTCCACGGATGACGTTACCGTAGAGAACGGCACCATGGGCCTTGATCAAACACGGGTAAAATTGGCCCAATCCGAGTCCCAATATCAGAACTCCAACGCCTATTCTTCCGTGGTTTATACCTTTCCCGACACCCTTTGCTTTTTCCCGATAGGGTGTGGCCGTGTGCCGCACAGCCACTTTGGCTCAATCTGCGGCAGCCATCATTAGCCTGCTTATCCTACACACATCATAATATTCAGTCTGGTTTTTTCATCTGTTGGGGGGGGATGAAAACTGCGGAGGGAGATAAGCAGGCTCTTGCAAAACCGCTTCAAGATAAAGAGGTTCTGTTTCAAAAGAGCTTCCAATTCAAGCGGTTTTGCTTGTAGCCCGGCTGTCGCTGTACCCTCGGTTCCTGCCACACTTTGGAACAGGACACTTTGCTGGGGTTTTCTGAAGCTGTGAAACATCCGGGCTGGAGATGAATAAAATTGAACCTCCAGTCGTCTAACTTTTATGAAAAACAAACGGATATTTTGCAAATCGGGGACCATGGGGCGCATCACCCTGGCCTCGCTCGCATTGGCGGCGAGCCTTGCGTTCCTTCAGCCACAGGCCGCGTTTGCGCGGGATCATGATCAAAACAATCAGGATGGAAAAGGAGCTGGAGGTTCTCAAGGGTCGCAACAGTCCCCCGGCAAAGGCGTTTCGCAGACTTACCATGCGACTCAATCCTTCCACGTTGCAGGGCAAGGCGGCAACAGGGTTTACAACCAGTCCAACTACCATGCTGTCGTAAACCACGGCTCAAGCGGAACCACATTCCAAACGCACAATACGGGGGTTGCCAGCTCACAAACCGCCACGTCGCAGAACATGTGGACGCATCACGATCACAACACTGACTTCCAGACGCATAATGCGGGAGTTGCGACTTCCCAAGCTGTGGCATCCCAGAACGCCTGGATAGGCAATCACAACTCTAACTTCCAGAGGCACGATGCACGTGTTGCCGCATCCCAAACTGTGACATCCCAGAACACCTGGACAGGCCATGACCACAATAACAACCAGCAAATTCAAAGCCAGGCCCGCTTTACTCCTTCAGGAAACCGGGACAATCGTTATCAAGGACGCTGGTTTGCCGCCGACTCCCATCGCGACTGGGACCATGACGGCGATCACTTCTGGCATCATCATCATTACCGCTGGTATGACGGCGGTTGGCTGATTATCGACCTGAATTCCGCTCCCGACTATGCAACATATGATTCGGTCGAAGTTGCGGTTCAGCAAAGACTGGCCGATCAAGGATATTACGATGGCCCCATCGACGGCGATATCGGACCCATGAGCAGCCAGGCAATCGCAAACTACCAGGGCGACCACGGCTTGAGAGTCACGGGAGACATTAACGATCCATTGCTCGAATCGCTGGGATTGGAATAAAACAAGCCGCCTCTAGCGGCCTATGCGCCGCGTTCGGCATCTGTCGGACGCGGTGTGTTCTTTTCTCATTTTGGTTTTTGTCTTCCTCCGTTTTCAGCGCATAATTCCACATGCCTCCCGAGCTCAGCATCGTGATCCCGGCCTACAACGAGGAATCCCTGCTGCCTTCCACCCTCCAGTCCCTGCAAACCGCATTGAACGGTTCCGGCCTCGTTTGGGAGGCGATTGTTTGCGATAACAACTCCACGGACAAAACCGCCGGGATCGCGCATACGCATGGAGCGACGGTTGTTTTTGAATCGCACAACCAGATCGCCCGCGCCCGTAATGCCGGAGCACAGGCCGCCCGGGGCCGCTGGCTGCTGTTCCTCGATGCCGACACGCGGATCAACCCCAGGCTGGCGGGGCTGTTACTTCAGGCCATCCACTCAGGCAAAACCGGAGCTGGCGGGGCCTTGGTGCGATTTGAGGCGGGACAACTCCCTATCATTCCCCGGTTTTTTATCGCAATGTGGAATTGCGTTTCGCGCGTCTCACGGATTGCGGCGGGTTCTTTCATCTTTTGCACGAGGGAGGCATGGGTCGAGACCGGCGGGTTTGATGAAAGCTTTTACGCAGGCGAGGAAATCTTTTTTTCGTTCCGCCTCAAAACCTGGTGCCGCAAGCAGGGCCTGGCATTCAAAATTTTGTCCGAACCGGTTTTGACCTCGGCCCGCAAGCTGCACTGGCACAGCGAGGCGAAAATCTGGGGCGCCCTCTTTCGCGCGGCAATGCCGGGCGCCATTAAGGATCGGGATCGCTGCGCCTTTTGGTATAAACGTCCTGGTGAAATCAAACCCATGCCGTGACGGGTCGGATTCCGCATTTCCGTTGAGGAAACGGTGCTAAGCGACTTTTTCTCAATTTTTATCCCTATTAATCTCCGATGAAGCTATAGTTAAGTCATGGAAAATAAACCGGCCATCAACCGCATCGCCTTTGTGGGCGATTACGTACCGCGCCAATGCGGCATTGCAACCTTCACCTCGGATTTGTGCGAGGCCATCGTCACCGAATTTCCATCCGTGCAATGCTTCGTCGGAGCCGTAAACGACCGGGACGGCGGCTACGATTATCCGGACCGCGTCCGCTTCGAGATCAATGAAAAGGAAATCGATTCCTACCGGCGCGCGGCGGATTTTTTGAACATCAATAATGTCGATTTGGTTTCGGTGCAGCACGAGTTCGGCATCTTCGGCGGCCCTGCCGGCAGCCATCTGCTCGCATTGCTCGGCGACCTTAACATGCCGGTTGTGACAACATTGCACACGATCTTGAAGGAACCCAGCGACTCGCAGCGCCGCGTCATGCTCCAGCTCGCGCAATTGTCGGACCGTTTCATCGTGATGGCCCAAAAAGGGGGCGATTTCCTCCGCGACGTTTACGGTGTGCCGGCGGAAAAAATCGACTTCATTCCGCATGGAATCCCCGACATCCCGTTCGTCGATCCGCATTTTTACAAGGACCAGTTTGGCGTCGAGGGCAAAACCGTGCTGCTCACATTCGGCCTGCTCGGCCCGAACAAGGGCATCGAATACATGATCGAGGCGCTGCCGGAGATTTTGGCAAAGAATCCGAATGTCGTTTACATCGTGCTCGGCGCGACACATCCGGCCCTTATCGCACGGGAAGGGGAATCCTATCGCCTGGGGCTGGAACGGCTGGCTGAAGCGCGCGGCATAAAGAAGAACGTCATTTTTTACAACCGATTCGTCACCATTGAGGAGCTGAAGGAATTCATCGGCTCCGCGGACCTCTACCTCACGCCTTATCTCAACGAAAAACAGATCACCTCGGGCGCCCTTGCGTACACCTTTGGCGCGGGAAAAGCCGTCATCTCGACACCCTACTGGCATGCTCAGGAATTGCTTGCGGAAGAACGCGGGGTGCTGGTCCCGTTCGCAAATTCCAAAGCGCTCGCAGAAGCGGTCAATGATCTTCTGGCCAATCCCAACAAGCGGCATGCCATGCGGAAAAGCGCCTACATGCTGGGCCGTGAGATGATCTGGCCGGTTGTCGCACAGCGCTGCATGGAAAGTTTTGAAAAGGCCCGCGCAGGGCGCGTACACCTGCCGCGCAAGGCGTTCGCAAAACAAACGCTCGAAAACCGTCCCTATCAATTGCCGCCGTTCAAGCTCGACCATTTGTTCCGCTTGAGCGATTCGACAGGAATCCTGCAGCACGCGGTTTTCAACGTGCCAAATTACAGCGAAGGCTATTGCACGGACGACAACGCGCGCGCTTTCATCCTCACTGTTCTGCTTGAGGACATTGGCGGCAAGGCGCATCACGACATGGACCAGCTTGCAACTTCCTATCTTGCATTTCTCTGGGATGCATTCGACCGGACATCCGGGCGCTTCCGCAACTTCATGGCCCACTCCCGCCAATGGCTCGAGAAAACAGGCTCGGAAGACAGCCACAGCCGCGCCTTGTGGGCGGTCGGCACCGCTCTCGGCCGCACCAAAAACCAGGGCTATCGCAATCTTTGCGGCCTGCTTTTCCAGCTCGGACTGCCGGCGGTAAATGATTTCACATCGCCGCGGGCGTGGGCATTCACCCTCATTGCCATCCATGAATATCTGCGCTGTTTTGCGGGCGACCGCGCGGTCAATATGGCGCGTGAAAGTCTCGCCAGGAAGCTCGTCCAGCTTTACCACGACCACAGTGCGGATGATTGGACGTGGTTCGAAACGATTGTGACTTATGACAATCCCAAACTTTCTCACGCGCTCATCCTCACAGGCCATTGGACATCGCAGCCTGAAATGCTCGAGATCGGGCTCAAATCGCTGCGTTGGCTTGCGGAAATCCAGACTTCCGAACAACGCTGTTTCAGGCCCATCGGCTCGAACGGCTTTTATAAAAAGGGGGAAACACGGGCACAGTTCGACCAGCAGCCGGTCGAGGCGCATTCCATGCTTTCCGCCTGCCTCGAAGCGTATCGCGTGACGAACGATCTGTTCTGGCTGAATGAAGCGCGCCGGGCGTTCGAGTGGTTCCTTGGACGGAACGATCTCGGCCTGCCGCTTTATGATTCGGCCACCGGCGGCTGCCGGGACGCCCTGCATTCCGACCGCGTCAACCAAAACGAAGGCGCCGAATCCAGCCTCGCATTCTACCTGTCGCTTGCAGAGATGAGCCTCGCACAAGACTTGCTCCAACTTCCGAAACCGCAGCCGTCATGAGCATTCAAATCCGCCGCCGTGAATTGCAGTTTCTGCCCGATGCCTCGCGCGTCCTGCTCCGTCCGTTCATTCAATCCAATCCCGAACGCGTAACCCACATCATCGAACGCGCGCTTTCGTTGGATGATGACGAAATCGAGCATGAACTGGCGGTCGTCCTGCGCGATTTCGGCACGCGCCACC includes the following:
- a CDS encoding glycosyltransferase family 4 protein; translation: MENKPAINRIAFVGDYVPRQCGIATFTSDLCEAIVTEFPSVQCFVGAVNDRDGGYDYPDRVRFEINEKEIDSYRRAADFLNINNVDLVSVQHEFGIFGGPAGSHLLALLGDLNMPVVTTLHTILKEPSDSQRRVMLQLAQLSDRFIVMAQKGGDFLRDVYGVPAEKIDFIPHGIPDIPFVDPHFYKDQFGVEGKTVLLTFGLLGPNKGIEYMIEALPEILAKNPNVVYIVLGATHPALIAREGESYRLGLERLAEARGIKKNVIFYNRFVTIEELKEFIGSADLYLTPYLNEKQITSGALAYTFGAGKAVISTPYWHAQELLAEERGVLVPFANSKALAEAVNDLLANPNKRHAMRKSAYMLGREMIWPVVAQRCMESFEKARAGRVHLPRKAFAKQTLENRPYQLPPFKLDHLFRLSDSTGILQHAVFNVPNYSEGYCTDDNARAFILTVLLEDIGGKAHHDMDQLATSYLAFLWDAFDRTSGRFRNFMAHSRQWLEKTGSEDSHSRALWAVGTALGRTKNQGYRNLCGLLFQLGLPAVNDFTSPRAWAFTLIAIHEYLRCFAGDRAVNMARESLARKLVQLYHDHSADDWTWFETIVTYDNPKLSHALILTGHWTSQPEMLEIGLKSLRWLAEIQTSEQRCFRPIGSNGFYKKGETRAQFDQQPVEAHSMLSACLEAYRVTNDLFWLNEARRAFEWFLGRNDLGLPLYDSATGGCRDALHSDRVNQNEGAESSLAFYLSLAEMSLAQDLLQLPKPQPS
- a CDS encoding terpene cyclase/mutase family protein, with the protein product MAARELERLMEGDGGFAYTEGSEVRADATAWGLLALRLLQSDAASIERTAQKLESWQDSSGSLVLPLDRYPAVWPSSLALLAWSGMPGMVPASEKAAQFLLHDNAVVRSNRPPKGSEINDPDFSGWPWNNGTYSWVIPTSVALLALKSSGHEKEERCARAIEMLLERQLPHGGWNYGNTIIFNTELLPLPDTTGLALCALAGHVGLDKVQRSLDYLQSVLAGISSPLAMAWGILALKAWGIGVTDCEARAQRAFEKARSYGALNCESLGMLAACVQVAQNLPLTLRAAGEAGLK
- a CDS encoding DUF362 domain-containing protein, translated to MKPGAKQEAEWTRRKFLATGAIGTAGGLLVYAGFERIHALYEDGKRADVCVAKAGDYGKPLKTIILDGMAALGVGAADVSGKRILLKPNFVEPEPNRPQIVTHPLVVHAAAEAFLSLGAAEVLVAEAAGHRRDTVLILETAGMADVLRDAKIRFIDLNYVDTVAVPNTAGCSAMRTFEVPKLLRSVDWIVSMPKMKTHHWAGVTLSMKNLFGAMPGCVYGWPKNVFHHLGIDNCILDLNAMLQPHFAIVDGIVGMEGDGPIMGDAKHAGLLVMGKNLPAVDATCARLMGVNPLKVPHLKQASGWLGPIREEHIAQRGENIRDVAVKFALLDKVPAQRGIRL
- a CDS encoding glycosyltransferase, producing the protein MPPELSIVIPAYNEESLLPSTLQSLQTALNGSGLVWEAIVCDNNSTDKTAGIAHTHGATVVFESHNQIARARNAGAQAARGRWLLFLDADTRINPRLAGLLLQAIHSGKTGAGGALVRFEAGQLPIIPRFFIAMWNCVSRVSRIAAGSFIFCTREAWVETGGFDESFYAGEEIFFSFRLKTWCRKQGLAFKILSEPVLTSARKLHWHSEAKIWGALFRAAMPGAIKDRDRCAFWYKRPGEIKPMP
- a CDS encoding peptidoglycan-binding domain-containing protein, whose protein sequence is MKNKRIFCKSGTMGRITLASLALAASLAFLQPQAAFARDHDQNNQDGKGAGGSQGSQQSPGKGVSQTYHATQSFHVAGQGGNRVYNQSNYHAVVNHGSSGTTFQTHNTGVASSQTATSQNMWTHHDHNTDFQTHNAGVATSQAVASQNAWIGNHNSNFQRHDARVAASQTVTSQNTWTGHDHNNNQQIQSQARFTPSGNRDNRYQGRWFAADSHRDWDHDGDHFWHHHHYRWYDGGWLIIDLNSAPDYATYDSVEVAVQQRLADQGYYDGPIDGDIGPMSSQAIANYQGDHGLRVTGDINDPLLESLGLE